A genomic region of Caulobacter vibrioides contains the following coding sequences:
- a CDS encoding phage tail tube protein — protein MGARARGANVLAALAFASTYGAVPASGFYNIEGADLGDLGDKQGLIPDDLLGSGREPNQPTDDVINNGASMTVPVDTRLLGLWLRLHFGAPATTQGYPAIGSITFNANPAANDTITVGGQVFTFKTSAPTANQILIGATLADTIRNTVWALNESAVAGVAAASYSTDREFKSVSIEHKTIGTTGNTFALAASAASVSGATLSGGSATGPYNHVFTSGALALPNAAIEIGHPEVPSFHMNYGVMANTGSIGLQRSGLLNMVQAVIAQGEKLATDTTAAGVPTVFNNGVVERFAQGAGDILDRGVPLAELVSGEVNWNNNLEIAENVREDGRIDGADPGQFQAGARMTMRFKDRLYYDLARARKDLDLAFRWRRAAASLKIRLPSLRIPAMVAKPVSGPAGIQQTYEGTAYRHPTLGKTLIITLVNDVASYA, from the coding sequence ATGGGCGCTCGAGCTCGTGGTGCGAACGTCCTGGCGGCGCTCGCTTTCGCATCGACCTATGGGGCCGTTCCGGCCTCGGGCTTCTACAACATCGAGGGCGCGGATCTCGGCGACCTGGGCGACAAGCAGGGCCTGATCCCCGATGACCTGTTGGGCTCCGGCCGCGAGCCAAACCAGCCCACCGACGACGTCATCAACAATGGCGCGTCCATGACGGTGCCGGTCGATACGCGCCTGCTGGGTCTGTGGCTGCGGCTGCACTTCGGCGCGCCGGCGACTACGCAAGGCTATCCGGCGATCGGCTCGATTACGTTCAACGCCAACCCGGCCGCGAATGACACCATCACCGTGGGCGGCCAGGTCTTCACGTTCAAAACGTCGGCGCCGACTGCGAACCAGATCCTGATCGGCGCAACGCTGGCAGACACCATCCGCAACACGGTCTGGGCGCTGAACGAAAGCGCCGTCGCCGGCGTCGCCGCCGCCAGCTATTCCACCGACCGGGAGTTCAAGAGCGTCTCGATCGAACACAAGACGATCGGCACGACCGGCAACACCTTCGCCCTGGCCGCCTCCGCCGCTTCGGTCTCAGGGGCTACGCTTTCGGGCGGGTCTGCGACTGGGCCTTACAATCACGTCTTCACGTCCGGCGCCCTGGCCCTGCCGAACGCCGCGATCGAGATCGGCCATCCGGAAGTGCCCTCGTTCCATATGAACTACGGCGTCATGGCGAACACCGGCTCGATCGGCCTGCAGCGCTCTGGCCTGCTGAACATGGTCCAGGCCGTGATCGCGCAGGGTGAAAAGCTGGCGACCGACACGACGGCCGCCGGCGTGCCGACCGTGTTCAACAATGGCGTGGTCGAGCGGTTCGCCCAGGGCGCCGGCGACATCCTGGATCGCGGCGTCCCGCTGGCCGAGCTCGTCTCGGGCGAGGTCAACTGGAACAACAATTTGGAAATCGCCGAGAACGTCCGTGAGGACGGTCGGATCGACGGTGCGGATCCGGGTCAATTCCAGGCCGGCGCACGCATGACCATGCGCTTCAAGGATCGCCTCTACTACGACCTAGCCCGGGCTCGAAAGGATCTCGACCTGGCCTTCCGTTGGCGCCGGGCGGCGGCTTCGCTCAAGATCCGCCTTCCCTCGTTGCGGATCCCCGCGATGGTCGCCAAGCCCGTCAGCGGGCCTGCGGGCATCCAGCAGACCTATGAGGGCACGGCCTACCGCCACCCGACCCTGGGTAAGACCCTGATCATCACCCTGGTGAACGACGTCGCCAGCTACGCCTAA
- a CDS encoding phage tail protein — MISPKHAARLRVFAVTAVVALAAPTMAHADPITTLIVSAINVVAGAGIAAAVGNFLVVYGSILYQAAATFALSKVSGSKAAAARDRQASVQQLSVGEVPREAIVGEAGTGGSLVDAYWFGGANGTDWNVLVIAVADHRCHSLVGFYEGDNYRAFSGDGFVAGYNNQLRVYWRAGTATDAALPSDLSGLGPATATGALQGVARVIVAYKADAPDAKNPIWTTGRPSFLWVVKGLLCYDPRKDSTVPGGSGAHRWDDPSTREWTENTEICRYNISRGVYFLDQVDQPASLMLGRGLSAYEAPPARVFAPANLCDEVVSWTDTATGLTYNEPRYRVGGVISADQDFNTVEQWFADAMAGFVIQPEGGVAVEPGQAKSPVAAITDDDLVVGGSVQWSNEVSDADRINSVVVSYVEPSQKFAMTTAGVLRDDTDILSDGGPKETSLSLNLVRHRSQALRIGEIKRRGARLERRGLLTLPPKFAGLEEGDWITYTSDYRTKGETVTMRVNKYALDEAWRNTLVLEETAYAVYGFGALAVEPAPTPVVTPVGALALAGVAATAITLTGTDGSALPAVRVSWTTPVDAAITQIRAEIRPNGGTDVTPTTTGEVSAGVMNVTAGVPSSGVIQVRLVPLGAPGRAITPSSWITLTTGALVAPPLTPDTTPPGAPSSISADTSMGSIFLRWTDPSDADLDKIELWESSWNDRFTAQKVATVAGYAGGRNGWTRSGLDSGVTRYYALRAIDRSGNVSGWYPAGPTDMFAATTDSLAIADFPADLEPVGVFPTLPSPSGYAGPKTIRVASDGKLYRYVAGAWVTGVAAADIAGTIGDSQIAALSAVKLAGQITTTQIQDGSIQTPKLAAGSVAAGKIAAGAVSALEIQSGAITTTKLAAGAVTANEIAAGSITGDRLTAGTVSAAYIGAGAVSTDKLAAGAVTADKVSAFSITADRLVTGQLDTYYIKAGAIANAGLVDWSGSTLLSASAGSPSVIGSGISVEVRGGGGAYTTIQLTYYVAAVNDDLVNQVGLWINLAVTGGFGSFFTGWDAALVEPGNPATLTVPVHLRLPGSGYINFTPVAFANPAGGSPQLYVNRVKLLPTAIYNG; from the coding sequence ATGATCTCCCCAAAGCACGCTGCGCGCCTGCGCGTCTTCGCGGTCACGGCGGTCGTGGCCCTGGCGGCGCCGACGATGGCGCATGCCGACCCAATCACCACGCTGATTGTCTCGGCGATCAATGTCGTCGCCGGGGCCGGTATCGCGGCGGCGGTCGGCAACTTCCTGGTCGTCTACGGCTCGATCCTCTATCAGGCCGCCGCCACCTTCGCGCTGTCCAAGGTGAGCGGCTCCAAGGCCGCCGCCGCGCGCGATCGGCAGGCCTCGGTCCAGCAGCTGTCGGTGGGCGAGGTTCCCCGCGAAGCGATCGTGGGCGAGGCCGGGACGGGCGGCTCGCTTGTTGACGCCTATTGGTTCGGCGGTGCGAACGGCACGGACTGGAACGTCTTGGTGATCGCCGTGGCTGATCACCGCTGCCACAGCCTGGTCGGCTTCTATGAGGGCGACAACTATCGCGCCTTTTCGGGTGACGGCTTTGTCGCCGGCTATAACAACCAGCTGCGCGTCTACTGGCGCGCCGGGACGGCGACCGACGCCGCGCTGCCCTCAGACCTCTCGGGCCTGGGCCCAGCGACCGCCACGGGCGCGCTGCAAGGCGTGGCGCGGGTGATCGTGGCCTACAAGGCCGACGCCCCCGATGCGAAGAACCCGATCTGGACCACGGGGCGCCCCAGCTTCCTTTGGGTGGTCAAGGGCCTGCTCTGCTACGACCCGCGCAAGGACAGCACGGTCCCGGGCGGTTCAGGTGCGCATCGCTGGGATGATCCCAGCACCCGCGAGTGGACCGAAAACACAGAGATCTGCCGATACAACATCAGTCGCGGCGTCTACTTCCTGGACCAGGTGGATCAGCCCGCGTCGCTGATGCTGGGTCGGGGTCTGTCGGCCTATGAGGCCCCGCCCGCCCGCGTCTTCGCGCCCGCGAACCTCTGTGACGAGGTCGTCTCCTGGACCGACACGGCGACCGGCCTGACCTATAACGAGCCGCGCTACCGTGTCGGCGGGGTGATCAGCGCCGACCAGGACTTCAACACGGTTGAGCAGTGGTTCGCCGACGCCATGGCCGGCTTTGTGATCCAGCCGGAGGGCGGCGTGGCGGTCGAGCCAGGCCAAGCCAAGTCGCCTGTCGCGGCGATCACCGATGATGACCTGGTCGTCGGCGGATCGGTGCAGTGGTCAAACGAGGTTTCCGACGCGGACCGCATCAACAGCGTGGTCGTCAGCTATGTCGAACCCAGCCAGAAGTTCGCCATGACGACGGCGGGCGTGCTGCGCGACGACACCGACATTCTGAGCGACGGCGGCCCTAAGGAGACCTCTCTCTCGCTGAACCTGGTGCGCCATCGCAGCCAGGCGCTGCGGATCGGCGAGATCAAGCGGCGCGGCGCCCGCCTCGAGCGGCGCGGCCTGCTGACCCTGCCGCCGAAATTCGCCGGCCTCGAGGAAGGCGACTGGATCACCTACACGTCCGACTACCGGACCAAGGGCGAGACGGTCACCATGCGCGTCAACAAGTACGCGCTCGACGAGGCCTGGCGGAACACCCTGGTGCTCGAGGAAACCGCCTATGCGGTCTATGGCTTCGGCGCCCTGGCGGTAGAGCCTGCGCCGACGCCCGTCGTCACGCCGGTGGGGGCTTTGGCCCTGGCGGGTGTTGCGGCGACGGCGATCACCTTGACGGGGACGGACGGCAGCGCGCTGCCCGCCGTTCGCGTGTCCTGGACAACGCCGGTGGACGCGGCGATCACCCAGATCCGCGCCGAGATCCGGCCGAACGGCGGAACGGACGTGACGCCGACGACGACCGGCGAGGTCAGTGCGGGCGTCATGAACGTGACCGCCGGCGTGCCGTCATCCGGCGTGATCCAGGTGCGCCTGGTGCCCCTCGGCGCGCCTGGACGGGCGATCACGCCCAGCAGCTGGATCACCTTGACGACGGGCGCCCTTGTCGCGCCGCCCCTGACGCCGGACACCACGCCGCCAGGGGCGCCGTCTTCGATCTCGGCCGACACGTCCATGGGCTCGATCTTCCTGCGCTGGACCGATCCGTCAGACGCGGATCTCGACAAGATCGAGCTTTGGGAATCTAGCTGGAATGATCGGTTCACGGCGCAGAAGGTGGCCACGGTCGCGGGATACGCCGGCGGTCGCAACGGCTGGACGCGATCGGGTCTGGATAGCGGTGTAACCCGCTACTACGCCCTTCGAGCGATCGACCGTTCGGGCAACGTCTCGGGTTGGTACCCGGCCGGGCCGACGGACATGTTCGCAGCCACGACCGACAGTCTCGCAATCGCCGACTTCCCAGCCGATCTTGAACCGGTCGGCGTCTTCCCGACCCTGCCCAGCCCTTCGGGCTACGCTGGCCCCAAGACCATCCGCGTGGCGAGCGACGGCAAGCTCTATCGCTATGTGGCCGGGGCCTGGGTCACGGGCGTGGCGGCGGCCGACATCGCCGGCACGATCGGCGATAGCCAGATTGCGGCGCTGTCGGCGGTCAAGCTCGCTGGCCAGATCACCACGACGCAAATTCAGGACGGCTCGATCCAGACCCCCAAGCTGGCGGCTGGGTCCGTGGCGGCGGGCAAGATCGCGGCGGGCGCTGTCTCGGCGCTGGAAATCCAGTCAGGCGCCATCACGACCACCAAGCTGGCGGCCGGGGCGGTGACGGCGAACGAAATCGCGGCGGGCTCGATTACGGGCGACCGGCTGACCGCCGGGACCGTGAGCGCGGCTTATATCGGGGCGGGCGCTGTCTCGACCGACAAGCTGGCGGCTGGCGCGGTCACGGCTGACAAGGTCTCGGCGTTCTCGATCACGGCCGACCGCTTGGTGACGGGGCAGCTTGATACCTACTACATCAAGGCCGGGGCCATCGCGAACGCTGGGCTCGTCGATTGGTCGGGCTCGACTCTGTTGTCGGCGTCGGCCGGATCTCCGTCGGTGATCGGTTCGGGGATCAGCGTCGAGGTTCGGGGCGGCGGCGGGGCCTACACGACCATCCAACTGACCTACTACGTCGCGGCTGTGAACGACGATCTGGTCAATCAGGTCGGGCTCTGGATCAACCTGGCTGTAACCGGCGGGTTCGGGTCGTTCTTTACGGGCTGGGACGCCGCGCTTGTGGAACCCGGCAACCCGGCGACCCTGACGGTTCCCGTGCATCTGCGGTTGCCCGGCTCTGGCTACATCAACTTCACGCCCGTGGCCTTCGCCAACCCGGCGGGCGGCTCGCCGCAACTGTACGTCAACCGCGTGAAGCTGCTGCCGACCGCGATCTACAACGGATAG
- a CDS encoding DUF7697 family protein gives MDCAHQVRCAPMGGVVGLDFGAILALAQARGADTALIAEVLPGVEGFITYAWSPPPS, from the coding sequence GTGGACTGCGCTCACCAGGTGCGATGCGCCCCCATGGGCGGCGTGGTCGGCCTGGACTTCGGGGCCATCCTCGCCCTGGCCCAGGCGCGCGGCGCCGACACCGCCCTGATCGCCGAGGTCCTGCCCGGCGTGGAGGGCTTCATCACCTATGCTTGGAGCCCGCCCCCGTCATGA
- a CDS encoding D-Ala-D-Ala carboxypeptidase family metallohydrolase, which yields MQMSAHFTLAEMTVSARAKRERIDNTPPPDIIARLKVVAAQMERVRERLGGKPITITSCYRSPALNAKTPGAAKASAHSQGWAVDFVCPGFGSPLQVADWLARSTISFDQLIHEHGVWVHISFDPRRRGELLTIDGKGPRDGLLEVRR from the coding sequence ATGCAGATGAGCGCGCATTTCACGCTGGCCGAAATGACGGTCAGCGCCCGCGCCAAGCGCGAGCGCATCGACAACACCCCGCCCCCCGACATCATCGCCCGCCTGAAGGTGGTCGCCGCTCAGATGGAGCGCGTTCGCGAGCGCCTGGGCGGCAAGCCGATCACCATCACCAGCTGCTACCGCTCGCCGGCGTTGAACGCCAAGACGCCGGGCGCCGCCAAGGCCTCTGCGCACAGCCAGGGCTGGGCGGTCGACTTCGTCTGCCCGGGCTTCGGTTCGCCCCTGCAGGTGGCCGACTGGCTGGCGCGGTCGACGATCAGCTTTGACCAGCTGATCCATGAGCATGGCGTGTGGGTCCACATCAGCTTTGATCCGCGCCGGCGCGGCGAGCTGCTGACGATCGACGGCAAAGGCCCGCGCGACGGTCTGCTCGAGGTGCGCCGATGA
- a CDS encoding phage head spike fiber domain-containing protein: MAITGAVGTALRQEAPYLAEIQMGAQLIMDFQGARTGGRPYYWYRGTRYASPEKVPGWSFSRASVGLFDDSGGKLIQFPAGAPRITDRGLLVEGARTNRVGINNANPTVTAGVSMGGDAAATLQLVDDVAALEAAGLSGVVTGGKVFFVDNSLGVSTAFLSITGPVANTNPHTWSAYVRGSGAARFRTSIGGENIGTSFSLTSGYVRQTATASPVSTARVFALSINSGSSVYVILPQLEEGAVVSSPIPTNGAAVTRAGDVPLVNLASALTLPVSLSVALEALGDLGQVATQTFASLAQTAGGRITLERSAGGTARASDGGGVITGTSATRPGARILRGAVRELADGSVKTAWDGTVFAGSTTAPAGPFDRLDIGHRSGGLTPADGIIRSVILYGALDDTQLGRAA, encoded by the coding sequence ATGGCGATCACCGGAGCGGTCGGCACGGCGCTGCGCCAGGAAGCGCCGTATCTCGCCGAGATCCAGATGGGCGCGCAGCTCATCATGGACTTTCAGGGCGCCCGCACCGGTGGGCGGCCCTACTACTGGTATCGCGGCACGCGCTACGCCAGCCCGGAGAAGGTGCCGGGCTGGTCGTTTTCGCGGGCGTCGGTGGGTCTGTTCGACGACAGCGGCGGCAAGCTGATCCAGTTCCCGGCCGGTGCGCCACGGATCACGGATCGTGGGCTGTTGGTCGAGGGCGCGCGGACGAACAGGGTTGGTATCAACAACGCCAACCCGACGGTGACCGCTGGCGTGTCAATGGGGGGCGATGCGGCGGCCACTCTGCAACTTGTCGATGACGTTGCCGCACTGGAAGCCGCTGGGCTCTCTGGCGTCGTCACCGGAGGCAAGGTTTTCTTCGTTGACAACAGCCTCGGGGTATCGACGGCGTTTCTTTCGATAACCGGCCCGGTGGCCAACACCAACCCTCACACGTGGTCGGCCTACGTTCGCGGTTCGGGGGCGGCGCGCTTTAGAACGTCGATTGGCGGCGAGAATATCGGTACGTCTTTCAGCCTGACGTCGGGCTATGTGCGCCAGACCGCAACAGCATCGCCCGTTTCTACCGCCCGGGTCTTTGCTCTTTCGATCAACTCGGGCTCTAGCGTCTACGTCATTCTTCCGCAGCTCGAGGAGGGTGCGGTTGTCAGCTCGCCGATCCCGACCAACGGCGCGGCAGTTACGCGGGCGGGCGACGTGCCTTTGGTCAATCTCGCCTCGGCGCTGACCTTGCCGGTGAGCTTGTCTGTCGCGCTCGAAGCCCTGGGCGATCTTGGCCAGGTTGCGACGCAGACCTTTGCGTCGCTGGCGCAGACGGCAGGCGGCCGGATCACGCTGGAAAGGTCGGCCGGCGGTACGGCCCGCGCGTCGGACGGTGGCGGGGTCATCACCGGCACCAGCGCCACCCGACCCGGCGCGCGCATCCTGCGAGGCGCGGTGCGCGAGCTGGCGGACGGGTCGGTCAAAACGGCTTGGGACGGTACCGTCTTCGCGGGCTCGACCACGGCCCCGGCCGGTCCGTTCGATCGGCTGGATATCGGCCATCGCAGTGGCGGGCTGACACCCGCCGACGGGATTATTCGTAGCGTGATCCTCTACGGCGCGCTCGACGATACTCAGCTTGGGAGGGCGGCATGA
- a CDS encoding DUF6950 family protein: MVRDYEALHLFVASHMRTPFAWGEHDCVTFAAGAVQALTGEDPLAVYRGQWRSAAEATRLIASLGGLEAAVGAVLTPVAPGHAQRGDVAGWRDLEGRLQLAIVEGDTLVGPGERGQERLPRSAMVLAWSAG, from the coding sequence ATGGTCCGCGATTACGAGGCGCTGCACTTGTTTGTGGCGTCGCACATGCGAACGCCGTTCGCATGGGGAGAGCACGACTGCGTCACCTTCGCGGCGGGCGCGGTCCAGGCGCTGACGGGCGAGGATCCCTTGGCGGTCTATCGCGGCCAATGGCGATCGGCTGCGGAGGCGACCCGGCTGATCGCCAGCCTGGGCGGCCTGGAGGCGGCGGTGGGCGCCGTCTTGACGCCGGTCGCCCCTGGGCATGCCCAGCGCGGCGATGTCGCCGGCTGGCGGGATCTGGAAGGCCGGCTGCAGCTGGCCATCGTTGAAGGTGACACCCTGGTGGGGCCCGGCGAGCGCGGACAAGAGCGCTTGCCGAGATCCGCCATGGTTCTGGCGTGGAGCGCGGGCTGA
- a CDS encoding phage tail length tape measure family protein translates to MTTRQISYRLKADGKAELQRDARDVGDALQNAGDRGAEAFGRTARSLQNNGELTDRQITKYKALANAAREAERAEEAQRRVNEALGVGRGTGFKASDFMTGDELGGKALTRGQRAGRLNLARQGADVFTTGMMGMDPALIAIQQGPQILDAMAQAGIKATPAVIALGAAVTATGAAVIALGAAGAQYENQQVKVNASVAGFGAALQISAAQLDGYARAGADAGDVSVTSATNMAMAYIDTGKVGGQVLGDLIGLTKRYALTTKQDIDAATQDLAKHFSTGSKGAEELNDRLHFLNAAELEHIKNLYDSGRETEAQQRMIDGLNRRLVDATTATSGWDYVLQGLGRTAEDVWRKVGRAIAVAMGGGTDQEKLKQLLDQRNMARIKGWSTQEIDQEIGTVRGRISAQVAEQARVAANVRDTDRAAISARYRDPKVQALQDKQNELTKYLGLGGDRGDTTAKAIQADIDALKKGYGSAADMATKLEAAHNKALREGSRADRKRESDARKAEREAEEAIRLDGMRADHAVDNLRRIAQARGDESTLDYLERQGRLQDEINRYLREGFNLTQATANARAQITAEMSAEAEARAKGLSNPDGFVSADARIAAALKDANIKPFSAMDEYIERFRLSTRSAFEDGLMSGIMSGNFWDAFRDRLKYAAADALARSFATNLFGSDEPGGKPGKLVALASKLLPKFAFATGTDYAPGGLSLVGEYGPEIVDLPRGAGVRTAAATQSMLQSLAGRAANASPGEVVNFHYSPTYRLQGTAEEIRAIRVEIDRDRKAFKENAVAAYIDAKNRRRV, encoded by the coding sequence ATGACGACGCGCCAGATTTCCTATCGTCTGAAAGCGGACGGCAAGGCCGAGCTGCAGCGCGACGCGCGCGACGTCGGCGATGCGCTGCAAAACGCCGGCGATCGGGGCGCGGAAGCCTTCGGCCGCACCGCCAGGAGCCTGCAGAACAACGGCGAGCTCACCGACCGCCAGATCACCAAATACAAGGCGCTGGCGAACGCCGCCCGCGAGGCCGAGCGTGCCGAAGAAGCGCAGCGGCGGGTGAACGAGGCGCTCGGCGTCGGTCGTGGAACAGGCTTCAAGGCCTCAGACTTCATGACCGGCGACGAGCTCGGCGGAAAAGCGCTGACGCGTGGCCAGCGCGCCGGGCGGCTCAACTTGGCCCGTCAGGGCGCCGATGTCTTCACGACCGGCATGATGGGGATGGACCCCGCGCTGATCGCCATCCAACAGGGTCCGCAGATCCTGGACGCAATGGCCCAGGCGGGCATCAAGGCCACTCCTGCCGTCATCGCTCTGGGCGCAGCTGTCACCGCGACGGGCGCGGCGGTGATCGCGCTTGGCGCGGCCGGCGCACAGTACGAGAACCAGCAGGTCAAGGTGAATGCCTCCGTCGCGGGCTTCGGGGCTGCTCTGCAGATATCGGCGGCGCAGTTGGACGGATATGCCCGCGCTGGCGCTGACGCGGGCGATGTCAGTGTCACCTCTGCGACCAACATGGCCATGGCCTATATCGACACCGGCAAGGTCGGAGGCCAAGTACTCGGCGATCTGATCGGCCTGACCAAGCGATATGCGCTTACGACCAAACAGGACATCGACGCCGCAACCCAAGACCTAGCCAAACACTTTTCAACGGGTTCGAAGGGTGCGGAAGAGCTGAACGACCGTTTGCATTTCCTCAATGCAGCTGAGCTTGAGCATATCAAGAACCTCTACGACTCCGGTCGCGAGACGGAAGCGCAGCAGCGGATGATCGACGGCCTCAACAGGCGCTTGGTCGATGCAACGACTGCGACTTCGGGTTGGGACTACGTTCTTCAGGGCTTGGGTCGAACGGCCGAGGATGTTTGGCGCAAGGTTGGTCGCGCGATCGCGGTCGCCATGGGCGGCGGCACTGATCAGGAAAAGCTCAAGCAGCTCCTGGATCAGCGCAACATGGCGCGGATCAAGGGATGGTCGACGCAAGAGATCGATCAAGAGATCGGAACGGTGCGCGGTCGGATCAGCGCCCAGGTCGCTGAGCAGGCTAGGGTTGCGGCGAACGTCCGTGACACCGACCGGGCTGCGATCTCGGCTCGGTACCGCGACCCCAAGGTCCAGGCCCTGCAGGACAAGCAGAATGAGCTGACGAAGTACCTCGGGCTGGGCGGAGACCGAGGCGATACGACCGCGAAGGCAATCCAGGCCGACATCGACGCTCTGAAAAAGGGCTACGGCTCTGCGGCCGACATGGCCACCAAGTTGGAGGCCGCGCACAACAAGGCATTACGCGAGGGGAGCCGGGCCGATCGCAAGCGCGAGAGCGACGCCCGGAAGGCTGAGCGCGAGGCCGAGGAGGCCATTCGCTTGGACGGGATGCGAGCCGATCACGCGGTCGACAACCTGCGTCGCATCGCCCAGGCGCGCGGCGACGAAAGCACCCTCGACTACCTCGAGCGTCAAGGTCGCCTGCAGGACGAGATCAATCGCTATCTGCGCGAGGGCTTCAACCTCACTCAGGCGACCGCCAACGCACGGGCGCAGATCACTGCGGAGATGAGCGCCGAGGCGGAGGCCAGGGCCAAGGGGCTTTCTAATCCTGACGGCTTCGTCTCGGCGGACGCTCGCATCGCGGCGGCTCTCAAAGACGCGAACATCAAGCCCTTCAGCGCGATGGATGAGTACATCGAGCGCTTCAGGCTTTCGACCAGGTCCGCGTTCGAGGACGGCCTGATGTCTGGGATCATGTCGGGCAACTTCTGGGACGCGTTCCGCGATCGCCTGAAGTATGCGGCGGCCGACGCCCTAGCGCGTAGCTTTGCGACCAACTTGTTCGGATCGGATGAACCCGGAGGCAAGCCCGGCAAACTGGTAGCCTTGGCTTCCAAACTGCTTCCGAAGTTCGCCTTCGCCACCGGGACTGACTACGCGCCGGGCGGACTATCGCTGGTCGGCGAGTACGGGCCGGAAATCGTCGATCTGCCGCGTGGCGCGGGCGTCCGCACCGCCGCTGCGACGCAGTCGATGCTGCAGAGCCTGGCCGGCCGGGCCGCCAACGCCTCGCCGGGGGAAGTGGTCAATTTCCACTACAGCCCGACCTATCGCCTGCAGGGTACGGCCGAGGAAATCCGCGCCATCCGCGTGGAGATCGACCGGGACCGTAAGGCGTTCAAGGAGAACGCGGTCGCCGCCTATATCGACGCCAAGAACCGGCGCAGAGTCTAA
- a CDS encoding DUF6471 domain-containing protein — MVTDWSEVARNTLRAEMVRKGVTTAELARRIGEVEKTVANKISGGKFGAAWLLMCLAAIGAKRIELD; from the coding sequence ATGGTCACCGACTGGTCTGAAGTCGCGCGCAACACCCTGCGCGCCGAAATGGTTCGCAAGGGCGTCACAACGGCCGAACTGGCGCGTCGCATAGGCGAGGTCGAAAAAACGGTCGCCAACAAGATCAGCGGCGGCAAGTTCGGCGCAGCGTGGTTGCTGATGTGCCTGGCCGCGATCGGGGCCAAGCGGATCGAACTGGACTAG